The proteins below are encoded in one region of Belonocnema kinseyi isolate 2016_QV_RU_SX_M_011 chromosome 1, B_treatae_v1, whole genome shotgun sequence:
- the LOC117172961 gene encoding histone H2A-like, with protein MSGRGKGGKVKGKSKTRSSRAGLQFPVGRIHLLLRKGNYAEQVGAGAPVYLAAVMEYLAAEVLELAGNAARDKKKTRIIPRHLQLAIRNDEELNKLLSGVTIAQGGVLPNIQAVLLPKKTEKKA; from the coding sequence ATGTCTGGACGTGGAAAAGGAGGAAAAGTAAAGGGAAAGTCAAAGACTCGTTCCAGCCGGGCTGGTCTTCAGTTCCCAGTTGGAAGAATCCATCTTCTTCTTCGTAAGGGTAACTACGCTGAGCAAGTTGGTGCCGGAGCTCCAGTTTACTTGGCCGCTGTCATGGAATACTTGGCCGCTGAAGTTCTCGAGTTGGCAGGTAACGCCGCTCGCGATAAAAAGAAGACCAGAATTATCCCTCGTCACTTACAACTTGCCATCAGAAACGACGAGGAGTTGAACAAACTTCTTTCTGGAGTCACTATCGCCCAGGGTGGTGTCCTGCCTAACATCCAAGCTGTACTTTTGCCTAAGAAGACCGAGAAGAAGGCTTAA